In Carya illinoinensis cultivar Pawnee chromosome 9, C.illinoinensisPawnee_v1, whole genome shotgun sequence, the following are encoded in one genomic region:
- the LOC122275582 gene encoding transcription factor WER-like yields MTELVKFPDWEKMPLRKGAWSPEEDKKLKTYIKRYGIWNWSRMSKPAGLARSGKSCRLRWVNYLRPDIKRGNFSEQDDETILKWHEVLGNRWSAIAAKLPGRTDNEIKNYWHTHLKRRLKNSSLSTTVPQTVVDVNKNNSSGIQDLLLCDAPKVSNLDDTRDIIPMSRQLSTDDLSSSSTDPAVEIDRKQPIEENFGSSKTSEELQTSWEQTLSFREQDIFMPETDPGFVCPTTAVWLQDPLYHPYSSYNEFLVDLSMHAEM; encoded by the exons ATGACAGAGTTGGTGAAGTTTCCGGATTGGGAGAAAATGCCTTTGAGAAAAGGCGCATGGAGTCCTGAAGAAGATAAGAAGCTGAAAACTTACATTAAGCGATACGGCATTTGGAATTGGAGTCGGATGTCGAAACCTGCTG GTTTGGCTAGGTCTGGGAAGAGTTGCAGGCTCCGTTGGGTGAATTACTTAAGGCCTGATATTAAGCGTGGAAACTTCAGCGAGCAAGACGATGAAACTATACTCAAGTGGCATGAAGTGCTGGGAAACCG ATGGTCTGCTATTGCTGCAAAGCTTCCCGGAAGAActgacaatgaaattaaaaattactgGCACACGCACTTGAAAAGACGCCTCAAGAATAGTTCCTTATCAACAACTGTACCACAAACAGTTGTTGATGTTAACAAGAATAATTCATCTGGGATTCAAGATCTTTTACTTTGTGATGCCCCTAAAGTTTCAAACTTGGATGACACTAGAGATATTATACCGATGTCACGACAGCTGTCAACAGATGATCTATCATCTTCAAGCACTGACCCCGCTGTTGAAATCGATAGAAAACAACCGATAGAGGAGAATTTTGGTTCATCTAAAACATCTGAAGAGCTCCAAACTTCATGGGAGCAGACACTATCATTTCGGGAGCAGGACATATTCATGCCAGAGACAGATCCTGGATTTGTCTGTCCAACTACTGCAGTGTGGCTCCAAGACCCCTTATATCATCCATATAGTTCctataatgagtttttggtcgATTTATCAATGCATGCAGAGATGTAA